The Malus domestica chromosome 10, GDT2T_hap1 genome contains a region encoding:
- the LOC114827565 gene encoding mediator of RNA polymerase II transcription subunit 11: protein MDSQTQNTSLQRLQNVENRIVKVLELAGGVMDELANPSGPRKEYINNHCREFMQLIKDIQVALRDEIKSACDYRPFEKCDYSSRIANEICCKKLEYVMSQLDRMKETIDEYHNAV, encoded by the exons ATGGATTCGCAGACCCAGAACACCTCGTTGCAGAGACTCCAAAACGTGGAGAAT AGAATCGTTAAGGTTTTGGAGCTAGCAGGAGGCGTCATGGATGAGCTTGCAAACCCTAGCGGTCCCAGAAAGGAGTACATCAACAACCATTGCCGCGAGTTCATGCAATTGATCAAG GATATTCAAGTGGCACTACGGGATGAAATTAAAAGTGCATGCGATTACCGTCCATTTGAGAAGTGTGATTACAGTTCAAGAATAGCTAATGAGATCTGTTGCAAGAAGCTCGAGTATGTCATGTCACAATTGGATCGAATGAAAGAAACAATTGATGAGTATCATAATGCAGTTTGA